In Halobaculum rubrum, the following are encoded in one genomic region:
- a CDS encoding DUF6884 domain-containing protein, whose product MKYVLVGCGAAKRDERSEACDLYTSTYFAKKREYAETVGDEWAILSAEHGLLEPDIEVDPYETHIDDLDGDALDELAHQVGMELIEWLGVTDPGDEIVVLAGRSYIDPLRDRETFHAGIHPPVSFPFQRLDLGGIGEQMSWLGKRDTAATTEQSTLTTDGGETLTCDDKDCEQPAHVRVFPTHGETDHSALRCRDCYERDAERDWFDRWASQVRDQDGGDGR is encoded by the coding sequence GTGAAGTACGTCCTCGTCGGCTGCGGCGCCGCGAAGCGCGACGAGCGCTCCGAAGCCTGCGACCTGTACACCTCGACGTACTTCGCGAAGAAGCGCGAGTACGCCGAAACTGTCGGCGACGAGTGGGCGATCCTCTCTGCCGAGCACGGGCTCCTCGAGCCCGACATCGAGGTCGACCCCTACGAGACGCACATCGACGACCTCGACGGCGACGCGCTCGACGAGCTCGCCCACCAGGTCGGCATGGAGCTGATCGAGTGGCTCGGCGTCACCGACCCTGGCGACGAGATCGTCGTGCTCGCCGGGCGCTCGTACATCGACCCGCTCCGCGATCGCGAGACGTTCCACGCCGGGATCCACCCGCCCGTCTCGTTCCCCTTCCAGCGCCTCGACCTCGGCGGGATCGGCGAGCAGATGTCGTGGCTCGGTAAACGTGACACCGCCGCCACTACCGAGCAGTCCACGCTGACCACCGACGGCGGCGAGACGCTCACCTGCGACGACAAAGACTGCGAACAGCCCGCTCACGTCCGCGTCTTCCCGACCCACGGCGAGACGGATCACTCGGCGCTCCGATGTCGCGACTGCTACGAACGAGACGCGGAACGCGACTGGTTCGACCGCTGGGCGAGTCAGGTTCGGGATCAGGACGGAGGTGACGGCCGGTGA
- a CDS encoding Lrp/AsnC family transcriptional regulator: MIGPDAGDDEIRDDADEQLDRLLGAEASRSPSRDARDTDESNTREDRESGPQSEGFVAVCRHCRGHHKTGDQARSHAESCAQRPVATCRFCHEPHTASSGANPDDHYYDCQPFRAWYKRRQRQRATPEGEQGVEGDLDPFAQRRVVQPWFHEFSAYVKYDTSERRKPFNWYYALDSARKEHDGELLTGFEVAADELPGATRRVAERQADDDLDADETVEEWSVALRYSDSNIHPPDEHVAADIDWRLDTVKEPRVYVFPSAYDSFKDAKGEGRARAYFRLRPRWPDQEAENRAGDSVSINPTDLLGTDVAVKGTNIEFSRYPDLLQRAIEAVREQQGVKWNGPTYVEAESFDRSNIHGSSNVIDAELYVRVEDGETGKLIAIDGPLHRVSMLLAGDREGYAKSVRDDRERAGSYHTATIGSMRAGHLVGGHDLAKEIKHYYGKNPDAATGPLEHPKVGVSLQHSVMSDTVYWEDLDSLQRELDETLLNVLRWGDVPLRPSEGPYVADDYFEPVSSSRFRKLVDDPTPRIESEQNNAVERWAFMGNLNDTHVDTLRTLVTDGGQLSPADIADEIGKAVSTVRRALRQLGDMVQTRYADVQLRSQYLAQQVVKRLEAVDAVVEHDLEGAADNLTRAENVAATPGEGSAWLRWRDNWVEEVRADGEKDEIVLGWECADRSELRQLIREGAIAFRNDQGGDTLGLFSRTFRVRGRLRNGEEVTYADETLLDLLPTGWNYFNPG, translated from the coding sequence GTGATCGGTCCCGACGCGGGTGACGACGAGATCCGCGACGACGCCGACGAGCAACTCGACCGCCTCCTCGGCGCCGAGGCGTCGCGCTCGCCGTCCCGCGACGCCCGGGACACCGACGAGTCCAACACCCGTGAGGACCGCGAGAGCGGCCCACAGAGTGAGGGCTTCGTCGCGGTGTGTCGTCACTGCCGCGGCCACCACAAGACGGGCGATCAGGCCCGCTCGCACGCCGAGTCGTGCGCCCAGCGACCCGTCGCGACGTGTCGGTTCTGCCACGAGCCACACACCGCCTCGTCCGGAGCAAACCCTGACGATCACTACTACGACTGTCAGCCGTTCCGCGCCTGGTACAAGCGACGCCAGCGCCAGCGCGCCACGCCGGAGGGCGAGCAGGGCGTCGAGGGCGACCTCGACCCGTTCGCCCAGCGGCGCGTCGTGCAGCCGTGGTTCCACGAGTTCTCCGCCTACGTCAAGTACGACACGAGCGAGCGGCGCAAGCCGTTCAACTGGTACTACGCGCTCGACTCGGCGCGGAAAGAGCACGACGGCGAACTGCTCACCGGGTTCGAGGTCGCCGCCGACGAGCTGCCGGGCGCGACTCGGCGCGTCGCCGAGCGACAGGCCGACGACGATCTCGATGCCGACGAGACCGTCGAGGAGTGGTCCGTCGCGCTGCGGTACTCCGACTCGAACATCCACCCGCCCGACGAGCACGTCGCCGCCGACATCGACTGGCGCCTCGACACGGTGAAAGAGCCCCGTGTCTACGTGTTCCCCTCCGCCTACGACTCGTTCAAAGACGCGAAAGGCGAGGGTCGGGCGCGAGCGTACTTCCGGCTCCGGCCGCGGTGGCCCGACCAGGAGGCCGAGAACCGCGCCGGCGACTCGGTGTCGATCAATCCGACCGACCTGCTCGGGACCGACGTTGCCGTGAAGGGGACGAACATCGAGTTCTCCCGGTATCCGGACCTGCTGCAGCGGGCGATCGAAGCGGTCCGCGAGCAACAGGGCGTGAAGTGGAACGGCCCGACGTACGTCGAGGCTGAGTCGTTCGACCGTTCGAACATCCACGGCTCCTCGAACGTCATCGACGCCGAGCTGTATGTCCGCGTCGAGGACGGCGAGACCGGGAAGTTGATCGCGATCGACGGCCCGCTGCACCGCGTGAGTATGTTGCTGGCGGGCGACCGCGAGGGCTACGCGAAGTCCGTCCGCGACGATCGCGAGCGAGCCGGATCGTACCACACGGCGACGATCGGCTCGATGCGCGCCGGTCACCTCGTCGGCGGGCACGATCTCGCGAAAGAGATCAAGCACTACTACGGAAAGAATCCCGACGCGGCCACCGGTCCCCTGGAGCATCCGAAAGTCGGTGTCTCCCTGCAGCACTCGGTCATGTCCGACACCGTGTACTGGGAGGATCTCGACTCGCTGCAGCGCGAACTCGACGAGACGCTGCTGAACGTCCTGCGGTGGGGCGACGTGCCGCTTCGACCGTCGGAGGGGCCGTACGTCGCTGACGACTACTTCGAGCCCGTCAGCTCCTCGCGGTTCCGAAAGCTCGTCGACGATCCGACACCGCGCATCGAGAGCGAACAGAACAACGCCGTCGAGCGTTGGGCCTTCATGGGGAACCTGAACGACACCCACGTCGACACGCTTCGGACGCTGGTGACGGACGGCGGTCAGCTCTCGCCCGCGGACATCGCCGACGAGATCGGGAAGGCCGTCTCGACCGTCCGGCGCGCGCTCCGCCAGCTCGGTGACATGGTGCAGACGCGCTACGCCGACGTGCAGCTCCGCTCGCAGTATCTCGCTCAGCAGGTCGTGAAGCGCCTGGAGGCCGTCGACGCCGTCGTCGAGCACGACCTCGAGGGCGCCGCGGACAACCTCACGCGCGCTGAGAACGTCGCCGCGACACCCGGCGAGGGCTCGGCGTGGCTGCGCTGGCGCGACAACTGGGTCGAGGAGGTCCGTGCGGACGGCGAGAAGGACGAGATCGTGCTCGGGTGGGAGTGTGCCGACCGCTCCGAGCTGCGGCAGCTGATCCGCGAGGGCGCGATCGCCTTCCGGAACGACCAGGGCGGCGACACGCTCGGGTTGTTCTCGCGGACGTTCCGCGTTCGCGGCCGGCTCCGGAACGGTGAGGAGGTGACGTACGCCGACGAAACGCTGCTCGACCTGCTCCCGACCGGGTGGAACTACTTCAACCCCGGCTGA
- a CDS encoding DUF7563 family protein translates to MNRLDTGGSTNCLHCGTHVTERFAAVFGDDDDRVHRCSGCDSMPRISRGTAAGKEVSEYVDPDDESSFNHGARARARTDGGDGR, encoded by the coding sequence ATGAACCGCCTGGATACCGGCGGTTCGACGAACTGCCTGCACTGCGGCACTCACGTCACCGAACGCTTCGCCGCCGTCTTCGGTGACGACGACGACCGCGTGCACCGGTGTTCCGGCTGTGACTCGATGCCGCGTATCAGCCGCGGCACCGCAGCCGGGAAAGAGGTTTCCGAGTACGTCGACCCCGACGACGAGTCGTCGTTCAACCACGGCGCGAGAGCTCGCGCGCGGACCGACGGAGGTGACGGCCGGTGA
- a CDS encoding Lrp/AsnC family transcriptional regulator — protein MDEATRSLLDALVADARESTADLARQTGLDEAAVEERLAELEESGALRGYTAIVDWDAVDEERVSAVVEVNVELDRETDYDDIARRIAESPAVDSLRLMSGDYDFAVNVSGSSMGDVSRFVSEEVAPLPAVTKTVTHYVMETFKERGIRFTDHDDDDRLSVTP, from the coding sequence ATGGACGAGGCTACCCGGTCGTTGCTAGACGCGCTCGTCGCCGACGCTCGCGAGTCCACCGCCGACCTGGCCCGCCAGACCGGCCTGGACGAGGCGGCGGTCGAGGAGCGACTCGCCGAGTTGGAGGAGTCGGGGGCCCTGCGCGGGTACACCGCGATCGTCGATTGGGACGCCGTCGACGAGGAACGCGTCAGCGCCGTCGTCGAGGTGAACGTCGAGTTGGACCGCGAGACCGACTACGACGACATCGCCCGCCGGATCGCGGAGTCGCCGGCGGTCGATTCGCTGCGCCTGATGTCGGGCGACTACGACTTCGCGGTCAACGTCTCCGGCTCGTCGATGGGCGACGTGTCGCGGTTCGTCTCCGAGGAGGTGGCGCCGCTGCCGGCGGTGACGAAGACGGTCACCCACTACGTGATGGAGACGTTCAAGGAGCGCGGGATCCGCTTCACCGACCACGACGACGACGACCGGCTCTCCGTGACGCCATGA
- a CDS encoding antitoxin VapB family protein, with the protein MSRTSIPIDSATKDRLSDLKRDDETWDEFLIRITSDEQPIEFGAWSDDEADEAMQRLREGRERPE; encoded by the coding sequence ATGAGCAGGACGTCCATCCCGATCGACTCGGCGACGAAGGACCGTCTCTCCGATCTGAAGCGGGACGACGAGACGTGGGACGAGTTCTTGATCCGGATCACCAGCGACGAGCAGCCGATCGAGTTCGGCGCGTGGTCCGACGACGAGGCCGACGAGGCCATGCAGCGGCTCCGCGAGGGACGGGAGCGCCCTGAGTAA
- a CDS encoding RNA-binding protein has product MSSVPFHYVDLRAFCYATEDERRVEDALRTFLPAEFEIERVVNTGHHGDRIVVLSARVERADDVRHVLSRISDLAEWDRVLAELDERVDDNNSLFLRLDKQAAFKGRAELGAGITFRAKVEAYPAKHETAVENARETFEELAEAAEEADDAGGSGGEAA; this is encoded by the coding sequence ATGAGCTCCGTTCCCTTCCACTACGTCGATCTGCGGGCCTTCTGCTACGCCACGGAGGACGAGCGGCGCGTCGAGGACGCGCTGCGGACGTTCCTCCCCGCGGAGTTCGAGATCGAGCGCGTCGTCAACACCGGCCACCACGGCGACCGCATCGTCGTGCTCTCGGCGCGCGTCGAGCGCGCCGACGACGTGCGCCACGTGCTCTCGCGGATATCCGATCTGGCGGAATGGGACCGCGTCCTCGCCGAACTCGACGAGCGCGTCGACGACAACAACTCGCTGTTCCTCCGGCTCGACAAACAGGCCGCGTTCAAGGGCCGCGCGGAACTCGGGGCGGGAATCACCTTCCGCGCGAAGGTGGAGGCGTACCCCGCCAAACACGAGACGGCCGTGGAGAACGCCCGCGAGACGTTCGAGGAACTGGCCGAGGCGGCCGAGGAGGCGGACGACGCGGGCGGCTCCGGCGGCGAGGCGGCCTGA
- a CDS encoding pyridoxal phosphate-dependent aminotransferase, producing the protein MSGNGNGNGERAGNGEGVGDGDRAGTGDHPATDGGTAEGSPRTEEGEEDSARFAPADRVESVPPSGIREFFEVAENRDDVISLGVGEPDFTAPWPARSAAIDSLERGRTSYTANRGMLDLRRAIAERVTRYGQSYDPDSEVLVTTGASEAVDLAFRAFVNPGDTVALPTPTYVSYEPGVRFAGGEPLPVHTRHEDDWALTPEALREAGADEADVLVLCYPNNPTGATMDADEMDAVAAFCREHDLLVVADEIYAALTYDGDHQSVATRTGMRERTVVINGFSKAYAMTGLRLGYAMGPKPAIDAMTKVHQYAMLSAPTTAQHAAVAAIERCDDEVERMRREYDRRRRYVVSRLRELGIEVSEPGGAFYAFPRVAEVAPDGDARAFATELLEAEGVAAVPGTAFGTGGEGHIRISYATGLDDLKEAMARLERFLS; encoded by the coding sequence ATGAGCGGCAACGGGAACGGGAACGGCGAACGAGCCGGGAACGGCGAGGGCGTCGGCGACGGCGACCGCGCCGGCACCGGCGACCACCCCGCGACCGACGGCGGCACCGCCGAGGGGTCCCCGCGGACGGAGGAGGGGGAGGAGGACTCCGCGCGGTTCGCGCCCGCCGACCGCGTCGAGTCGGTTCCGCCGTCGGGGATCCGCGAGTTCTTCGAAGTCGCGGAGAACCGCGACGACGTGATCTCGCTGGGCGTCGGCGAGCCCGACTTCACCGCGCCGTGGCCCGCGCGCTCGGCGGCGATCGACTCCCTGGAGCGCGGCCGCACCAGCTACACCGCCAACCGGGGGATGCTCGACCTTCGACGTGCGATCGCCGAGCGCGTCACCCGGTACGGCCAGTCGTACGACCCGGACTCGGAGGTCCTCGTCACGACCGGCGCCTCGGAGGCGGTCGATCTGGCGTTCCGGGCGTTCGTGAACCCCGGCGACACCGTCGCGCTCCCCACGCCGACGTACGTCTCCTACGAACCGGGCGTGCGCTTCGCCGGCGGCGAACCGCTCCCGGTCCACACCCGCCACGAGGACGACTGGGCGCTCACGCCGGAGGCGCTGCGCGAGGCGGGCGCCGACGAGGCCGACGTGCTCGTGCTCTGTTACCCGAACAACCCGACCGGGGCGACGATGGACGCCGACGAGATGGACGCCGTCGCCGCGTTCTGTCGAGAGCACGACCTGCTCGTCGTCGCCGACGAGATCTACGCCGCGCTCACCTACGATGGCGACCACCAGTCGGTCGCGACACGGACGGGCATGCGCGAGCGGACGGTCGTCATCAACGGTTTCTCGAAGGCGTACGCGATGACCGGGCTCCGACTGGGGTACGCGATGGGGCCGAAGCCGGCGATCGACGCGATGACGAAGGTCCACCAGTACGCGATGCTGTCGGCGCCGACGACCGCGCAACACGCCGCCGTGGCGGCCATCGAGCGGTGCGACGACGAGGTCGAGCGGATGCGTCGGGAGTACGACCGGCGGCGACGCTACGTGGTCTCGCGACTGCGCGAGCTCGGCATCGAGGTGTCGGAGCCGGGCGGCGCGTTCTACGCGTTCCCGCGGGTCGCCGAGGTGGCTCCCGACGGGGACGCCCGCGCGTTCGCGACCGAACTACTGGAGGCCGAAGGCGTCGCGGCCGTCCCCGGCACCGCCTTCGGGACGGGCGGCGAAGGGCACATCCGGATCTCGTACGCGACCGGACTGGACGATCTCAAGGAGGCGATGGCGCGGCTCGAACGGTTCCTCTCGTAG
- the guaB gene encoding IMP dehydrogenase, whose product MANDGSDGSPFSQKLEVPEALTFDDVLLRPKESRVEPDEADVSTRVSANVELTIPVLSAAMDTVTESELAIAMAREGGLGVLHRNMDVEETAAEVERVKRADELVIRRENVVTASPDQPVREVDAMMEHEGVSGAPVVDEDDAVLGIISGTDIRPYLEVGESDAVSEAMTDEVVTAPEDVDAREALELMYDHKIERVPVVDDDDRLVGLVTMQGVLARREHTDAARDESGSLLIGVAVGPFEEERAVAADEAGADILFIDCAHAHNLNVLDSARAIKTEVDADVVVGNVGTREAAEAAVDFADGLKVGIGPGSICTTRVVSGAGMPQITAVAQVADVAAREDVPVIADGGIRYSGDAIKAIAAGADAVMLGSYFAGTDEAPGRVITMNGKRYKQYRGMGSVGAMSEGGGDRYLKDVEEDEEFVPEGVEAATPYKGPLSSELHQLVGGMRSGMGYVGAETLTGFKQRAEFVRVSQAGQTEGHPHDVTITDEAPNYSPE is encoded by the coding sequence ATGGCGAACGACGGGTCCGACGGAAGTCCGTTCTCACAGAAACTGGAGGTACCGGAAGCGCTGACGTTCGACGACGTTCTGCTGCGCCCCAAAGAGAGCCGAGTCGAACCCGACGAGGCGGACGTTTCGACGCGCGTCTCCGCCAACGTCGAGCTGACGATCCCGGTGCTCTCGGCGGCGATGGACACCGTCACCGAGTCCGAGTTGGCGATCGCGATGGCCCGCGAGGGGGGCCTCGGCGTGCTCCACCGCAATATGGACGTCGAGGAGACGGCCGCGGAAGTCGAGCGCGTCAAGCGCGCCGACGAACTGGTGATCCGACGCGAGAACGTCGTCACCGCCTCGCCCGACCAGCCCGTCCGCGAGGTCGACGCGATGATGGAACACGAGGGCGTCTCCGGCGCGCCCGTCGTCGACGAGGACGACGCAGTCCTCGGGATCATCTCGGGCACCGACATCCGGCCGTACCTGGAGGTCGGCGAGTCCGACGCGGTGTCGGAGGCGATGACCGACGAAGTCGTCACCGCGCCCGAGGACGTCGACGCGCGCGAGGCGCTCGAACTCATGTACGACCACAAGATCGAGCGCGTCCCCGTCGTCGACGACGACGACCGCCTCGTCGGCCTCGTGACGATGCAGGGCGTGCTCGCGCGCCGCGAACACACTGACGCCGCTCGCGACGAGTCGGGGTCGCTGCTGATCGGCGTCGCCGTCGGCCCGTTCGAGGAGGAACGCGCCGTCGCCGCCGACGAGGCCGGCGCGGACATCCTCTTCATCGACTGTGCGCACGCGCACAACCTGAACGTCCTCGACTCCGCCCGCGCGATCAAGACGGAGGTCGACGCCGACGTGGTCGTCGGCAACGTCGGCACCCGGGAGGCCGCCGAGGCCGCCGTCGACTTCGCCGACGGCCTGAAGGTCGGGATCGGCCCGGGCTCGATCTGTACCACGCGCGTCGTGAGCGGCGCGGGCATGCCCCAGATCACCGCCGTCGCGCAGGTGGCCGACGTGGCTGCGCGCGAGGACGTTCCCGTCATCGCGGACGGCGGGATCCGCTACTCCGGCGACGCGATCAAGGCGATCGCCGCCGGCGCCGACGCCGTCATGCTCGGCTCGTACTTCGCGGGCACCGACGAGGCGCCCGGCCGCGTCATCACGATGAACGGCAAGCGCTACAAGCAGTACCGCGGCATGGGCTCGGTCGGGGCGATGTCCGAGGGCGGCGGCGACCGCTACCTCAAGGACGTCGAGGAGGACGAGGAGTTCGTTCCCGAGGGCGTCGAGGCCGCGACGCCGTACAAGGGACCGCTCTCCTCCGAGCTCCACCAGCTCGTCGGCGGCATGCGCTCGGGGATGGGGTACGTCGGCGCGGAGACGCTCACCGGCTTCAAGCAGCGCGCTGAGTTCGTCCGCGTCTCCCAGGCTGGTCAGACCGAGGGCCACCCCCACGACGTGACGATCACCGACGAGGCGCCGAACTACAGCCCCGAGTAA
- a CDS encoding DUF5794 domain-containing protein encodes MSTSAHPIAIRLERRVGGATRLLATVMGLPLVDGIFPALVIAGALTVPFGIIETGLLIFGGSATMAVVLAEMEGTPRQKAASILLLGAVLVPVAVAEAALAETIQSLLNPDVFHRFAGLVILAVAAKTASAEIGEYLPSPGAIIGLGLLASFQPAGAELAVTLNPDLLARAGAAAGVGVAFALSIALAGDRLRGRVDIDRFRFGSSVALGILSLSVLGLLPTEQPVALGVLVVTGLFSYDPSSDDAVDPDSDEDVGRDDAGHGASDSGTADPTSAVTTDGGDELDDGVAAADSAAATDADADGRRDPASGVAFGSSPTAPTAGIDPVDSDDREETSDDSDDESGGDPSREPWL; translated from the coding sequence GTGAGTACCTCAGCACATCCGATCGCGATCCGCCTGGAGCGGCGCGTCGGCGGCGCAACCCGACTGCTCGCGACCGTCATGGGGCTGCCGCTGGTCGACGGAATCTTCCCCGCGCTCGTCATCGCGGGCGCGCTCACGGTTCCGTTCGGCATCATCGAGACCGGCCTGCTCATCTTCGGCGGCTCCGCCACGATGGCGGTCGTGCTCGCCGAGATGGAGGGAACGCCCCGCCAAAAGGCCGCCTCCATTCTCCTGCTCGGCGCCGTGCTCGTCCCGGTTGCAGTAGCGGAGGCCGCGCTGGCGGAGACGATCCAGAGTCTGCTGAACCCCGACGTGTTCCACCGCTTCGCCGGGCTCGTGATCCTCGCGGTGGCGGCCAAGACCGCCAGCGCCGAGATCGGCGAGTACCTCCCCAGTCCCGGAGCGATCATCGGGCTCGGTCTGCTCGCGTCGTTCCAGCCGGCCGGCGCGGAGCTGGCGGTCACGCTCAACCCCGACCTGCTCGCTCGTGCCGGGGCGGCCGCGGGTGTCGGCGTCGCGTTCGCGCTCTCGATCGCGCTGGCGGGCGACCGTCTGCGGGGTCGCGTCGACATCGACCGGTTCCGCTTCGGCTCGTCGGTCGCGCTCGGCATCCTCTCGCTGTCGGTGCTGGGACTGCTCCCGACCGAGCAGCCGGTCGCCCTGGGCGTGCTCGTGGTCACGGGCCTGTTCTCGTACGACCCGAGTTCCGACGACGCAGTCGACCCGGATTCCGACGAGGATGTCGGGCGGGACGACGCCGGACACGGCGCATCCGACTCGGGCACCGCCGACCCGACCAGCGCGGTGACCACCGACGGCGGCGACGAACTCGACGACGGGGTCGCCGCGGCGGATTCGGCAGCGGCGACGGACGCCGACGCCGACGGCCGCCGCGACCCCGCCTCCGGCGTCGCCTTCGGCAGTTCGCCGACGGCGCCGACGGCGGGGATCGACCCAGTCGACTCCGACGACCGCGAGGAGACGTCGGACGATTCCGACGACGAGTCGGGTGGGGACCCCTCGCGCGAACCCTGGCTGTGA
- a CDS encoding DUF5795 family protein: MSNRVVEGRMVTPEKLAELVEGDSVMDAEPIEDADRECPDCGGDVISVGYMPSVTEFVTAYKCQECSWGETDRE; encoded by the coding sequence ATGAGCAATCGCGTCGTCGAAGGACGAATGGTCACGCCGGAGAAGCTCGCCGAACTGGTCGAGGGCGACTCCGTGATGGACGCCGAGCCGATCGAGGACGCCGACCGCGAGTGTCCCGACTGCGGCGGCGACGTCATCTCGGTGGGATACATGCCGAGCGTCACCGAGTTCGTGACGGCGTACAAATGCCAGGAGTGCTCGTGGGGCGAAACCGACCGCGAGTGA
- a CDS encoding EamA family transporter, with amino-acid sequence MNYIAWSVLALAAYSFVAPLMRLATAGEGAIPSTVAAFVANSVLVVATLAVIGFTGDGVVEHLADPRMRYVLAAGACLAVGILAYYRALAVGRVSIVAPIFAMFFVVSSAVGVVLLDEPVTARKLLGVGFAVVAVVLVAGE; translated from the coding sequence ATGAACTACATCGCCTGGTCGGTGCTGGCGCTGGCGGCGTACTCGTTCGTCGCGCCGCTGATGCGGCTGGCGACCGCCGGCGAGGGGGCGATCCCGAGCACGGTCGCCGCGTTCGTCGCCAACTCGGTGCTCGTCGTCGCGACGCTCGCCGTCATCGGCTTCACCGGAGACGGCGTCGTCGAGCATCTCGCGGACCCGCGCATGCGCTACGTGCTCGCGGCGGGCGCGTGCCTCGCGGTCGGGATCCTCGCGTACTACCGCGCGCTGGCGGTCGGCCGCGTGTCGATCGTCGCCCCGATCTTCGCCATGTTCTTCGTCGTCTCCTCGGCGGTCGGCGTCGTGCTCCTCGACGAACCTGTCACCGCTCGGAAACTCCTCGGCGTCGGCTTCGCGGTCGTCGCCGTCGTCCTCGTCGCCGGCGAGTAA
- a CDS encoding thioredoxin family protein: MVQTDSDSDLARGDAAPDFELPDVGGDTHALADFADDAAVLVVFTCNHCPYAQAKFPLLNRIAAEYDDCAVVGINPNDDTEYPEDSLEKMREYVESGEVAYDAYLRDETAEVAKAYGAVCTPDPFLLRTEGDGEFTLAYHGRLDDALNPDDEATEYYIEDAIDAVLAGEDVTLDPGPSRGCSIKWP; the protein is encoded by the coding sequence ATGGTCCAGACGGACTCCGACTCCGACCTCGCGCGCGGCGACGCCGCACCGGACTTCGAACTCCCCGACGTCGGCGGCGACACCCACGCGCTCGCCGACTTCGCCGACGACGCCGCGGTGCTGGTCGTGTTCACCTGCAACCACTGCCCGTACGCGCAGGCGAAGTTCCCACTGTTGAACCGCATCGCCGCCGAGTACGACGACTGCGCGGTCGTCGGGATCAACCCCAACGACGACACGGAGTACCCAGAGGACTCTCTCGAGAAGATGCGGGAGTACGTCGAGTCGGGCGAGGTCGCCTACGACGCGTACCTCCGCGACGAGACCGCGGAGGTGGCCAAGGCGTACGGCGCGGTGTGCACGCCGGATCCCTTCCTGCTGCGAACCGAGGGCGACGGCGAGTTCACCCTCGCGTACCACGGCCGCCTCGACGACGCGCTCAACCCCGACGACGAGGCGACCGAGTACTACATCGAGGACGCGATCGACGCCGTGCTCGCCGGCGAGGACGTGACCCTCGATCCGGGGCCGAGCCGCGGCTGCTCGATCAAGTGGCCCTGA
- a CDS encoding response regulator transcription factor, whose protein sequence is MSEDTDTAASESSAEQPVVLVVEDEPDLADLYAAWLGGDYDVRTAYGGEEALGELGDDVDVVLLDRRMPGLSGDEVLDEVRARGIDARVAMVTAVEPDFDIIEMGFDDYLVKPVTRESLLETVEGLYTRSSYDSRMQEFFAVSSKMAVLEAEKGRAALEESDEYESLERRARELREGLDEDVSGFGDSDFERAFRDLDAEGDDADDDLFDEGFDDEFDDL, encoded by the coding sequence ATGAGTGAGGACACGGACACCGCGGCGTCGGAGTCGTCGGCCGAGCAGCCGGTCGTTCTCGTGGTCGAGGACGAGCCCGACCTCGCCGACCTGTACGCGGCATGGCTCGGCGGCGACTACGACGTCCGAACGGCGTACGGCGGGGAGGAGGCGCTCGGCGAACTCGGCGACGATGTCGACGTGGTCCTTCTCGACCGTCGGATGCCCGGACTGTCGGGCGACGAGGTGCTCGACGAGGTCCGGGCCCGCGGCATCGACGCCCGCGTCGCGATGGTCACCGCCGTCGAGCCGGACTTCGACATCATCGAGATGGGGTTCGACGACTACCTCGTCAAGCCGGTCACCCGGGAGTCGCTGCTGGAGACCGTCGAAGGGTTGTACACCCGATCGTCGTACGACTCGCGGATGCAGGAGTTCTTCGCGGTCTCGTCGAAGATGGCCGTCCTCGAGGCGGAGAAGGGACGCGCCGCGCTGGAGGAGTCCGACGAGTACGAGTCGCTCGAACGGCGCGCGCGCGAGCTCCGCGAGGGCCTCGACGAGGACGTCTCCGGCTTCGGCGACAGCGACTTCGAGCGGGCGTTCCGCGACCTCGACGCCGAGGGCGACGACGCGGACGACGACCTGTTCGACGAGGGGTTCGACGACGAGTTCGACGACCTCTGA
- a CDS encoding DUF1918 domain-containing protein: MTEFEKDDSVVLHDEHSEFDGETGTVTQVMETMFGDATYTISFEDGQEQGVPADALESADGDADDDEE; this comes from the coding sequence ATGACCGAGTTCGAGAAGGACGACAGCGTCGTGCTGCACGACGAGCACAGCGAGTTCGACGGCGAGACCGGCACCGTGACCCAGGTGATGGAGACGATGTTCGGCGACGCCACCTACACGATCAGCTTCGAGGATGGCCAAGAGCAGGGCGTCCCCGCCGACGCGCTGGAGTCCGCCGACGGCGACGCGGACGACGACGAGGAGTAA